A stretch of DNA from Rathayibacter sp. VKM Ac-2762:
CCGAGCCCGCACCGCTCGAGGCCTGCCTCCGCCTGATGGGAGTGGACCGGATCCCGCTGCTGGTGCTGACGCACTACGACCTCGACCACGTCGGCGGGCTCCAGGCCGTCCTCGGACGGACCGACGCCGCGCTCGTCGGGCCCGCCGCGGGCCGCGACGACGAGCGCGACCGGGCGGCGCTCACCGGCGCGGGGGTCGCCGTGCAGGAGGCGGTCCGCGGCGACAGCGGCGCGCTCGGCTCGCTGCGCTGGCGGGTCGAGTGGCCGGAGCGGCGGAGCGCGCTGCGGGGGAACGAGGCGAGCGTGACCCTCCGGGTCGACATCGGCCCGGACGCCCGCGGCGGCCCGCTCTCCGTCGCGCTCCTGGGCGACCTCGGCGAGCAGGAGCAAGGACGCGTCTCCCGGCTGCCGGTCGGCCGGGTCGACGTCGTCAAGGTCGCGCATCACGGCTCCGCCGACCAGTCGCCCGCCCTCTACGACGCGCTCGGCGCGAGCGTCGGGCTGATCTCCGTCGGGGCGGAGAACGACTACGGACATCCGAATCCGTCGCTCCTCGCTCTGCTGGCCGAGCGCGGGGTCGAGGCGCTGAGGTCGGATGTCGAGGGTACGGTCGTGCTCGCGTCCCGCAGCGACGGGATCGCGGTCTGGGCGAGCGGCGCGACGGCTCCCGCGGCGGCCTCGGGGCGCCGTGAGCGGGCCGTAGGGTGGAGGGCGCTCGGACGGGCGCGGCACGGAAGGACACGGCATGGCAGGCAGGGCCCCGGCGCGCGCGAAGGCAGCGCCCTCGAAGGCGGCGATCCCGCAGCTCGCCTGGAACCAGACCCGGCCGGCGCCGATCGTGCTGATCACCGGCCCGGAGCAGTTCCTCGCCGACCGCGCGCTGCGCTTCCTCCGCGAGTTCCTCCGGGCCGAGGACCCGAGCCTCGAGGTCAGCGACATCGACGCCGGCGGCTACGCGCCGGGGGAGCTGCTGACGCTCGCGAGCCCGTCCCTCTTCGACGAGCCCCGCCTCATCCGCGTCTCGAACGTCGAGAAGTGCACGGACGCGTTCCTCCTCGAGACCCTCGACTACCTCTCGGCGCCCGCGGACGGGGCGACCCTGGTGCTCCGCCACGGCGGCGGCAACCGGGGCAAGAAGCTCCTCGACGCCATCCGCTCGGGCACGGGCGGCGGCATCGAGATCGTCTGCGCCGAGCTCAAGCGCGAGAGCGACAAGGTCGACTTCGCGATCGCCGAGTTCCGCACCGCCGGCCGCACGGCGACCACCGGTGCCGTCCGAGCCCTGGTGTCTGCCTTCTCCGACGACCTCGACGAGCTCGCGTCGGCGTGCCAGCAGCTGCTGTCCGACGTCACCGGCGAGATCACCGAGGCGACCGTGGCGAAGTACTACGGCGGCCGCGTCGAGACCACGGCCTTCACCGTCGCCGACTCGGCGATCGCGGGCCGTCACGGCGAGGCGCTGCTCGGGCTCCGCCACGCCCTCGCCTCCGGTGCCGACCCGGTACCGATCGTCGCCGCGTTCGCGAGCAAGCTGCGGACCATGGCGAAGGTCGCCGGCTCGCGCGAGGGCTCGGGCCAGGTCGCCTCGCGTCTGGGCCTCGCTCCGTGGCAGGTGGACCGGGCCCGGCGCGACCTGCAGGGCTGGACCGGCGAGGGCCTCGGCACCGCGATCCTGACGGTCGCCGACGCCGACGCGAACGTGAAGGGCGCCACCCGCGACCCCGTCTACGCCCTCGAGCGCATGGTCTCGGTCGTCTCCGCCCGGGGCGTCTGACCCGCCCGAAAGGCCCTGCTCCCGCGATCCGCACCGACCTCGTCCCCGGCGAGTCTCGACCCGCCGCTCCGCGGCCACTCGACCAGCAGTGAGGGGATCACCTCCCCTCGCAGGGTCGCACCGCTGCCGACGAAGAGTCGGACGACGACCCCGCAGGGTCACCGGCGATCCGCGTGTCAGCGGATCGTCGTACCCGGAACGGAACCCGCTCCTCCCACCGCGACCATGCGCGGAAGCCGACTGCGCGACGGGCGACGAGGAACGAGGAGCCCGTCGAGATCGGTGCGGGTCACCGGCGATCCGCGTGTCAGCGGATCGTCGTACCCGGAACGCAGGACGCTCCTCCCACAGCGACCACCCCTGATAGCCGACCACGCGACGGCCGACGAGGAACGAGGAGCCCGTCGAAGACGGCACAGCTCACCGGCGATCCGCGTGTCAGCGGATCGTCGTACCCCGAAACGCTCTCCGCTCCTCCCCCCGCGACCCTCCGCGGTAGCCGACCGGGCCGCAGCCGATCAAGAACCGGACGATGCCCTCGCAGGGTCACCGGCGATCCGCGTGTCAGCGGATCGTCGTACCCGGAACGAAACCCGCTCCTCCCACCGCAATCAAGCGCGGAAGCCGACTGCGCGACGGGCGACGAGGCACGAGGAGCCCGTCGACCGCGAAGCGGAAACGACGAAGGGCCCGGCCAATGGCCGGACCCTTCGTCGTTGCAGCTTCGCGCAGTACTACAGCGCGGCGACCTGCTTCGCGATGGCCGACTTGCGGTTCGCGGCCTGGTTCTTGTGGATGACGCCCTTGCTGGCGGCCTTGTCGAGCTTCTTGGCGGCGAAGGCGAGGGCGGTGCCGGCCTTCTCGGTGTCGCCGGCGGCGATGGCGGTGTGGACCGAGCGGATGGCGGTCTTCAGCTCGCTCTTGACGGCCTTGTTGCGCTCGTTCGCCTTCTTGTTGGTGAGGTTGCGCTTGATCTGCGACTTGATGTTTGCCACGTGGATTACCTTCTTCTCGGATGTGCGTGTGTGCAGCCGGCTACTCGACGGAGTGCCCCTTCCGCGGGCGTCTGAACGCCCTGCGGTGCGACTGGAGGTCGCCGGCTTCTGATCACTCCACGCCTGCCGGGTGTCCAGAGGGGGAGCGCAAGCCAACAAGGAACTTTAGCGCACCCGTCGTCACCCTTCAACCGCGCCGCGCCCGCGGGTGCGGCGCCGTCCGGGTCGGGGCCGCCGGGGCGACACGCCGGGGGAGGCGGACCGCCGTGGCGTCTCGCGGTCCGGGCCCGCGGGTAACGTGACGCCGGTGCCCCGTCTCGCCGATCACCTCTCCGCGGTGCCGCCCTCGGGCATCCGCCACCTGTTCGAGATCGCGCTGCGGCTCGACGGAGTCACCCTCCTCGCGGTGGGCGAGCCCGACGTGCCGACCGCGCCGCACATCATCGAGGCGGCCCGGGCGGCGTGGGCGGCCGACGACACCCGCTACGGGCCCAACGGCGGAGTCCCCGAGCTCCGGCGGGCCATCGTGGAGAAGCTGGCGCGCGACAACGGCATCGAGGCGGACGTCGAGCAGGTGTGGGTGACCGTCGGCGCCACGCAGGCGCTGCACCAGGCGATGACGCTCCTGCTCGGCCCAGGCGACGAGGTGCTCATCCCCGACCCGGGCTACACCGTCTTCACGACCAACGCGCGGACCATCGGCGCCGTGCCCGTGCCGTACACGCTGCGCGCCGAGAACGCCTTCCTCCC
This window harbors:
- the holA gene encoding DNA polymerase III subunit delta; amino-acid sequence: MAGRAPARAKAAPSKAAIPQLAWNQTRPAPIVLITGPEQFLADRALRFLREFLRAEDPSLEVSDIDAGGYAPGELLTLASPSLFDEPRLIRVSNVEKCTDAFLLETLDYLSAPADGATLVLRHGGGNRGKKLLDAIRSGTGGGIEIVCAELKRESDKVDFAIAEFRTAGRTATTGAVRALVSAFSDDLDELASACQQLLSDVTGEITEATVAKYYGGRVETTAFTVADSAIAGRHGEALLGLRHALASGADPVPIVAAFASKLRTMAKVAGSREGSGQVASRLGLAPWQVDRARRDLQGWTGEGLGTAILTVADADANVKGATRDPVYALERMVSVVSARGV
- the rpsT gene encoding 30S ribosomal protein S20, encoding MANIKSQIKRNLTNKKANERNKAVKSELKTAIRSVHTAIAAGDTEKAGTALAFAAKKLDKAASKGVIHKNQAANRKSAIAKQVAAL